The following proteins are co-located in the Planctomycetota bacterium genome:
- a CDS encoding four helix bundle protein, producing the protein MPERGSAAGFRGLKVYQRAYQLAMEIFRITKRFPPAERYSLTDQIRRTSRSVAANIAEGYRKRRYVNVFVLKLTDSDGEAAETQVWLDFLRDCGYISAEQRNELVTGYEEVGRMLGGMIERPERFCPP; encoded by the coding sequence ATGCCTGAGCGAGGGAGCGCGGCGGGCTTCAGGGGTCTCAAGGTCTATCAGCGGGCATACCAACTGGCCATGGAGATCTTCCGAATCACCAAGAGGTTCCCGCCTGCGGAACGGTACTCGCTCACGGACCAGATTCGCCGAACGTCGCGAAGCGTGGCGGCCAACATCGCGGAAGGCTATCGCAAGCGCAGGTACGTGAACGTCTTCGTGCTCAAGCTGACCGACTCGGATGGCGAGGCTGCCGAGACGCAAGTGTGGCTGGACTTCTTGCGCGATTGTGGCTACATCAGCGCGGAGCAGCGCAATGAACTGGTGACCGGCTACGAAGAGGTGGGCCGAATGCTGGGCGGCATGATCGAACGCCCGGAGCGCTTCTGCCCCCCGTAA
- a CDS encoding tetratricopeptide repeat protein, producing the protein MSSWLEFPPDPAREDTATEEIPSPHPADGLMRSGERRFYEGEFEAAARDFRAARRHDPSLFEAWAAEADACLRAGDLPRADAVATEALASYGKVPLFYAAKALVLAHQGHFEAAYHHSDIAVKHQGAGLFTWLARAEVVLATSVWGTIESAEACFEKARQADPSHWRADFRAALCLMRWGRHGRALERLALAAQAVPANPFVWKLTGDCHRALGHLAAARDAYRQALARRPGYAPALEALDEMTAWGRFRKWAAQMFSWQRLAKATGSRQ; encoded by the coding sequence ATGTCATCGTGGCTTGAGTTCCCACCCGATCCCGCGAGAGAGGATACGGCAACCGAGGAGATCCCGAGCCCGCATCCTGCCGACGGGCTGATGCGCTCGGGCGAGCGGCGGTTCTACGAGGGCGAGTTCGAGGCGGCGGCCCGCGACTTCCGCGCGGCGCGGCGCCACGACCCCTCGCTCTTCGAGGCCTGGGCGGCCGAGGCGGACGCCTGCCTGCGCGCCGGCGACCTGCCCCGCGCCGACGCCGTGGCGACCGAGGCCCTGGCCTCGTACGGCAAGGTGCCGCTCTTCTACGCCGCCAAGGCCCTCGTGCTGGCACATCAGGGCCACTTCGAGGCGGCCTACCACCACTCCGACATCGCCGTGAAGCACCAGGGCGCCGGCCTGTTCACCTGGCTCGCGCGCGCCGAGGTGGTGCTGGCCACCAGCGTCTGGGGCACGATCGAGAGCGCCGAGGCGTGCTTCGAGAAGGCTCGCCAGGCCGACCCGAGCCACTGGCGGGCCGACTTTCGCGCGGCCCTTTGCCTCATGCGATGGGGCCGCCACGGGCGCGCGCTCGAGCGGCTCGCGCTCGCCGCCCAGGCCGTGCCGGCCAACCCCTTCGTGTGGAAGCTCACGGGCGACTGCCATCGCGCCCTGGGCCACCTTGCCGCCGCGCGCGACGCCTACCGCCAGGCCCTGGCCCGCCGCCCGGGCTATGCGCCGGCACTCGAGGCGCTCGACGAAATGACCGCCTGGGGCCGGTTCCGCAAGTGGGCGGCGCAGATGTTCTCCTGGCAGCGACTCGCGAAGGCGACCGGCAGTCGGCAGTAA
- the amrS gene encoding AmmeMemoRadiSam system radical SAM enzyme — translation MPAIRNPQSPVRNLSRREFVRHCALGGCALAAGAGATALLRPASGQDEPGLATLGGIWQAPEARFYEKLPEGRVRCTLCPNLCEVGDQERGYCGVRENRGGVYHTLVYGNPCARNVDPIEKKPLFHFLPGTWAYSIATAGCNVECLFCQNWEISQVRPEQTRNLNLPPDALVADAALPRRSYFTDGPLRARTIAFTYTEPVVYYEYMFDTAKAARAKGIESVMISNGYITPEPMEKLCDVLSAVKIDLKAYTERFYKKLVHGKLQPVLDTLKLLAKKKMWFEIVYLVIPTHNDDPKEVREMAKWICGELGPDVPLHYSAFFPTYKLRDLERTPPETVERLWEVSRKEGLRYVYVGNVSRPGGHPGESTRCPKCDRYLIRRVRYSIGAVELKDGKCPGCGTPIAGVWAGVAGKTEKG, via the coding sequence ATGCCCGCAATCCGCAACCCGCAATCACCGGTCCGCAATCTGTCCCGCCGCGAGTTCGTGCGGCACTGCGCCCTGGGCGGCTGCGCGCTGGCCGCTGGGGCCGGCGCCACTGCGCTGCTGCGCCCGGCCTCGGGCCAAGACGAGCCTGGGCTCGCCACGCTCGGCGGCATCTGGCAGGCGCCCGAGGCCCGCTTCTACGAGAAGCTGCCCGAGGGGCGCGTCCGCTGCACCCTGTGCCCCAACCTCTGCGAAGTGGGCGACCAGGAGCGCGGCTACTGCGGCGTCCGCGAGAACCGCGGCGGCGTCTACCACACGCTCGTCTACGGCAACCCCTGCGCCCGCAACGTGGACCCCATCGAGAAGAAGCCGCTCTTTCACTTCCTGCCCGGCACCTGGGCCTACTCGATCGCCACGGCCGGCTGCAACGTCGAGTGTCTGTTCTGCCAGAACTGGGAGATCTCGCAGGTGCGGCCCGAGCAGACGCGCAACCTCAACCTCCCGCCCGACGCGCTCGTGGCCGACGCCGCGCTGCCGCGCCGCAGCTACTTCACCGACGGCCCGCTGCGCGCCCGCACCATCGCCTTCACCTACACCGAGCCGGTCGTCTACTACGAGTACATGTTCGATACGGCCAAGGCGGCCCGCGCCAAGGGCATCGAGAGCGTGATGATCTCCAACGGCTACATCACGCCCGAGCCGATGGAGAAGCTCTGCGACGTGCTGAGCGCCGTGAAGATTGACCTCAAGGCCTACACCGAAAGGTTCTACAAGAAGCTCGTCCACGGCAAGCTCCAGCCCGTGCTCGACACGCTCAAGCTCCTGGCGAAGAAGAAGATGTGGTTCGAGATCGTCTACCTCGTCATCCCCACGCACAACGATGACCCGAAGGAAGTGCGCGAGATGGCGAAATGGATCTGCGGCGAGCTGGGCCCCGACGTGCCGCTGCACTACAGCGCCTTCTTCCCCACCTACAAGCTGCGCGACCTCGAGCGCACCCCGCCCGAGACCGTTGAGCGCCTCTGGGAGGTCAGCCGCAAGGAGGGCCTGCGCTACGTCTACGTCGGCAACGTCTCGCGTCCCGGCGGCCATCCTGGCGAGAGCACCCGCTGCCCCAAGTGCGACCGCTATCTCATCCGCCGCGTGCGCTACAGCATCGGCGCGGTAGAGCTCAAGGACGGCAAGTGCCCGGGCTGCGGCACCCCGATCGCGGGCGTGTGGGCGGGCGTGGCGGGGAAGACGGAGAAAGGCTGA
- a CDS encoding DUF362 domain-containing protein — MPEFRTPHSPLPTLGRRAFLKTSLAVGAALPAWGLAADDKSRVVAATSSKVFGDGNALKQDAAQDLVDAAVCSLTGEKSAAAAWRHFVKPNDTVGIKASCLAGERLSTRIEIVRAIARGLQAAEVRPQRILVWDRKLSDLTRAGYPAEGGDDFRLVGNDDRVLGFAPPLIEVGEIGSFFSKLVTDTCSVIINVPVLKDHDLAGVTVCLKSFFGAIHNPNKYHFANLHQAIADVNRHDDIRRKTVLHLCDATFGCYHGGPTPPPKWIERLGTLYASRDPVALDQVAWQKIEELRKANNLETLLGSKREPKHIALAAEAKLGTNDPNRIELVRAAV, encoded by the coding sequence ATGCCTGAATTCCGCACTCCGCACTCCCCACTCCCCACTCTAGGCCGCCGCGCCTTTCTCAAGACCAGCCTCGCCGTCGGCGCCGCACTGCCCGCCTGGGGCCTCGCGGCGGATGACAAGAGCCGCGTCGTCGCCGCCACGAGCAGCAAGGTATTCGGCGATGGCAATGCGCTCAAGCAGGACGCGGCGCAGGACCTGGTGGACGCCGCGGTGTGCTCGCTCACGGGCGAGAAGAGCGCCGCGGCCGCCTGGCGGCACTTCGTGAAGCCTAACGACACGGTGGGCATCAAGGCCAGTTGCCTCGCCGGCGAGCGCCTCTCTACCCGCATCGAAATCGTCCGCGCCATCGCCCGCGGCCTCCAGGCCGCCGAGGTGCGCCCGCAGCGCATCCTCGTGTGGGACCGCAAGCTCAGCGACCTCACGCGCGCCGGCTACCCCGCGGAAGGCGGCGACGACTTCCGCCTCGTGGGCAACGACGACCGCGTGCTCGGCTTCGCCCCGCCCCTCATCGAGGTCGGCGAGATCGGCTCGTTCTTCTCCAAGCTCGTCACCGACACCTGCTCCGTCATCATCAACGTCCCCGTCCTCAAGGACCACGACCTGGCCGGCGTGACCGTCTGCCTCAAGAGCTTCTTCGGCGCCATCCACAACCCCAACAAGTACCACTTCGCCAACCTCCACCAGGCCATCGCCGACGTGAATCGCCACGACGACATCCGCCGCAAGACCGTGCTGCACCTCTGCGACGCCACCTTCGGCTGCTACCACGGCGGCCCCACGCCGCCGCCCAAGTGGATCGAGCGCCTGGGCACCCTCTATGCCAGCCGCGACCCCGTGGCCCTCGACCAGGTGGCCTGGCAGAAGATCGAAGAACTCCGCAAGGCCAACAACCTCGAAACCCTCCTCGGCTCCAAGCGCGAGCCCAAGCACATCGCCCTCGCCGCCGAGGCCAAGCTGGGGACGAATGATCCGAACCGCATCGAGCTAGTGAGGGCGGCCGTCTGA
- a CDS encoding radical SAM protein, producing the protein MIGCTKLLCGTATIADLMRHDAGQKAHLLQFTTENRPLVVWNTTRRCNLACAHCYLDASDRAARDELTTEEARAFITDIAAMRCPVLLFSGGEPLQRPDVFELGRFAIAQGLRAVLSSNGTLVTPEVARQIADVGFSYVGVSIDGTAATHDELRRKKGALEAALTGIQNCLAAGVKAGIRFTLNRRNVADLDAVLDLVEQRGVPRFCLYHLVYAGRGREMVADDLDPAQTRRVIEHLLDRTKDWHRRGIETEVLTTDNHADGILIEQRLAAEAPARLPEVRELLARHGGCSAGTKMANVDASGNVHPCQFWSHVTLGNVRERPFSAIWTDEKNELLAMLRRKTQHLKGPRCRCCQYNGLCGGCRIRAEVVHGDPWADDPACFLTDEEIRKT; encoded by the coding sequence GTGATCGGTTGTACCAAGCTGTTGTGCGGCACCGCCACCATCGCCGACCTGATGCGCCACGACGCCGGGCAGAAGGCGCACCTGCTCCAGTTCACCACCGAGAACCGCCCGCTCGTCGTCTGGAACACCACGCGGCGCTGCAACCTGGCCTGCGCCCACTGCTACCTTGATGCCAGCGACCGCGCGGCCCGCGACGAGCTGACGACCGAGGAGGCCCGGGCCTTCATCACCGACATCGCGGCGATGCGCTGCCCGGTGCTGCTGTTCTCCGGCGGCGAGCCGCTCCAGCGGCCCGACGTGTTCGAACTCGGCCGCTTCGCCATCGCGCAGGGCCTGCGAGCCGTGCTCTCGTCCAACGGCACCCTCGTGACGCCCGAAGTGGCGCGCCAGATCGCCGACGTCGGCTTCTCCTACGTCGGCGTATCCATTGATGGCACGGCGGCTACCCACGACGAGCTGCGGCGCAAGAAGGGCGCGCTCGAGGCCGCGCTGACCGGCATCCAGAACTGCCTCGCCGCGGGCGTGAAAGCCGGCATCCGCTTCACCCTCAACCGCCGCAACGTGGCCGACCTCGACGCCGTGCTCGACCTCGTCGAACAGCGCGGCGTGCCGCGCTTCTGCCTCTACCACCTGGTTTACGCCGGCCGCGGCCGCGAAATGGTCGCCGACGACCTCGACCCCGCCCAGACCCGCCGCGTGATCGAGCACCTGCTCGACCGCACGAAGGACTGGCACCGCCGCGGCATCGAAACCGAGGTGCTCACCACCGATAACCACGCCGACGGCATCCTGATCGAGCAGCGCCTCGCCGCCGAGGCCCCCGCGCGCCTGCCCGAGGTGCGCGAACTCCTCGCCCGCCACGGCGGCTGCTCCGCCGGCACCAAGATGGCCAACGTGGACGCCAGCGGCAACGTGCACCCCTGCCAGTTCTGGAGCCACGTCACCCTCGGCAACGTCCGCGAGCGGCCCTTCTCCGCCATCTGGACCGACGAGAAGAACGAACTCCTCGCCATGCTGCGGCGCAAGACGCAGCACCTCAAAGGTCCCCGGTGCCGTTGCTGCCAGTACAACGGCCTCTGCGGCGGCTGCCGCATCCGCGCCGAAGTCGTCCACGGCGACCCCTGGGCCGACGACCCCGCCTGCTTCCTCACCGACGAGGAGATCCGCAAGACGTGA
- a CDS encoding PspA/IM30 family protein produces MAAGFLKRVRRITMGKIHAFLDAVENPEEIFPQLVQELRNECRKAVDAEAIAVAALKRRQQEYDDLQAEIAKWEQRAELAVRDGDDALARTAIEGQMAGEKRVPDLQRALEQARVAASRAREARQDLHDKLHTLERRRDEILARARAAKSQAEVQKVLAGIEAGSGASILDAVARMEDKVIEAEARAGAYAEVALDLSGGDAEARFRELERRRAVENRLLELKQRIAGRLPAGEPDAETRES; encoded by the coding sequence ATGGCTGCCGGATTTCTGAAGCGTGTGCGCCGCATTACCATGGGCAAGATCCATGCCTTCCTGGATGCGGTGGAGAACCCCGAAGAGATCTTCCCGCAGCTCGTGCAGGAGTTGCGCAACGAGTGCCGGAAGGCCGTGGACGCCGAGGCCATCGCGGTCGCGGCGCTCAAGCGGCGACAGCAGGAGTATGACGACCTCCAGGCCGAGATAGCCAAGTGGGAGCAGCGCGCCGAGCTGGCCGTGCGCGACGGCGACGACGCGCTGGCCCGCACGGCCATCGAGGGCCAGATGGCGGGCGAGAAGCGCGTGCCCGACCTCCAGCGGGCGCTCGAGCAGGCCCGCGTGGCCGCCAGCCGCGCGCGCGAGGCGCGACAGGACCTCCACGACAAGCTGCACACCCTCGAGCGCCGGCGCGACGAGATCCTCGCCCGCGCCCGCGCCGCCAAGAGCCAGGCCGAGGTCCAGAAGGTCCTCGCCGGCATCGAGGCGGGCTCGGGGGCCAGCATCCTGGATGCCGTGGCTCGCATGGAGGACAAGGTCATCGAGGCCGAGGCCCGCGCCGGCGCCTACGCGGAGGTCGCCCTCGACCTCAGCGGCGGCGACGCCGAGGCCCGCTTCCGCGAGCTCGAACGCCGGCGGGCCGTCGAGAACCGCCTGCTCGAGCTCAAGCAACGCATCGCCGGCCGGCTGCCGGCGGGCGAGCCCGACGCGGAGACCCGCGAGTCCTGA
- a CDS encoding DUF1449 family protein has product MPEILHWWNLVFVLAVFFAFVYAALNAFGLGGHGGILSGADLEADHDVDLGAAAGGASLDAEHLPDLHVDHGVHVESAPSLFEQALSFFGIGKVPLSVILMTFLITFGVVGWAANQLLEPALAAPIAFFPISLAAAIACGLGSTKALAATVGRYLRPIESAALWRGELAGRIATASLTITAQFGTALVRDEYGTLHKVLCRAREDAPPIAKGSTVLLVRYVPVKEPGRRPGGYYVVEPYHVPAP; this is encoded by the coding sequence ATGCCCGAGATACTCCACTGGTGGAACCTGGTCTTCGTTCTGGCCGTGTTCTTCGCCTTCGTGTACGCGGCGCTCAACGCCTTCGGCCTCGGCGGCCACGGCGGCATCCTGTCGGGCGCCGACCTGGAGGCGGACCACGACGTGGACCTCGGCGCCGCGGCCGGAGGGGCGAGCCTCGACGCCGAGCACCTGCCCGATCTGCACGTGGACCACGGCGTCCACGTGGAGAGCGCCCCGAGCCTGTTCGAGCAGGCATTGTCGTTCTTCGGCATCGGCAAGGTGCCGCTTTCGGTGATCCTGATGACGTTCCTGATCACCTTCGGCGTGGTGGGCTGGGCGGCCAACCAGCTCCTCGAGCCGGCGCTCGCCGCGCCGATCGCGTTCTTCCCCATCTCGCTGGCGGCGGCCATCGCCTGCGGCCTGGGCAGCACGAAGGCCCTCGCCGCCACCGTGGGCCGCTACCTGCGGCCCATCGAGTCGGCGGCGCTCTGGCGCGGCGAGCTCGCGGGCCGCATCGCCACGGCCAGCCTCACGATCACGGCCCAGTTCGGCACGGCGCTGGTCCGCGACGAGTACGGCACCCTGCACAAGGTGCTCTGCCGCGCGCGCGAGGATGCCCCGCCCATCGCGAAGGGCAGCACCGTGCTCCTCGTGCGCTACGTGCCCGTGAAGGAGCCCGGCCGCCGGCCCGGCGGCTACTACGTCGTGGAGCCCTACCATGTCCCGGCCCCCTAG
- a CDS encoding SPFH domain-containing protein, with translation MAAFIGILIGAGLVAAGFAVERLEIMTRIILVSAGAVVVLLTGILVAITKLYRKTTANEAFVRTGMGKAKVVLDGGALVIPIVHRVVPVSLETMRLDVSRRGEDALITGDNLRVDIAAEFYIKVQPEADDILNAARSLGEKSVSEEGIRELVMEKLISSLRTVAATKPLIELHMKRDEFASAVQSIVTQDLQENGLTLETVTISSLDQTPLDFLKDDNVFDAQGKRRITEVTQDQLVKRNEIQRNAERDIRKKDVDTRKQILELDKDRELAEATQGRDVANAHAERQRETREFAIQQEREVELARVQKELTVQNAEIERDRNLSVAQAKREEAERLAQIERDKAQQEADVARAKAVEVAKRLAEVAVAEQETKRAQAQAQTRAAEAKREEETQRIETIKVTTEADRRAQQKMITERQQVDIGRYQEQVDADVKAYTAVKLAEGELTAADKRKQAMLILAEGESEAAKKIAEGERAKEMVPVQVDREKVNVEAARVEVRRQDLENQERYSRAALEFELKKQQIIANKEVQIQMANAVGTMLASAKMQLFGDPSTLATMYGQFLKSVGWGLTVQGLVESTPENVREAAMNLVQGTGTALRDAVGRLAGKKVDVDPKVLEEALVEALATAKAKTAAPPPPAEAQ, from the coding sequence ATGGCCGCCTTCATCGGCATCCTGATCGGCGCGGGCCTCGTCGCCGCCGGCTTCGCCGTCGAGAGGCTCGAGATCATGACCCGCATCATCCTGGTGAGCGCCGGCGCCGTCGTCGTCCTGCTCACCGGCATCCTCGTCGCCATCACCAAGCTCTACCGCAAGACGACGGCCAACGAGGCCTTCGTCCGCACCGGCATGGGCAAGGCCAAGGTCGTGCTCGACGGCGGCGCGCTCGTCATCCCCATCGTCCATCGCGTCGTGCCCGTGTCGCTCGAGACCATGCGGCTCGACGTCTCGCGCCGCGGCGAGGACGCCCTGATCACCGGCGACAACCTGCGCGTGGACATCGCGGCCGAGTTCTACATCAAGGTGCAACCCGAGGCCGACGACATCCTCAACGCCGCCCGCTCGCTCGGCGAGAAGTCCGTCTCCGAGGAGGGCATCCGCGAGCTGGTGATGGAGAAGCTCATCTCGTCGCTGCGCACCGTCGCCGCCACCAAGCCCCTCATCGAACTCCACATGAAGCGCGACGAGTTCGCCTCCGCCGTCCAGAGCATCGTCACCCAGGACCTCCAGGAGAACGGCCTCACGCTGGAAACCGTGACCATCTCGAGCCTCGACCAGACGCCGCTGGACTTCCTCAAGGACGACAACGTCTTCGACGCGCAAGGCAAGCGGCGCATCACCGAGGTGACCCAGGATCAGCTCGTCAAGCGCAACGAGATCCAGCGCAACGCCGAGCGCGACATCCGCAAGAAGGACGTGGACACGCGGAAACAGATTCTCGAGCTCGACAAGGACCGCGAGCTGGCCGAGGCCACCCAGGGCCGCGACGTGGCCAACGCCCACGCCGAGCGCCAGCGCGAGACCCGCGAGTTCGCCATCCAGCAGGAACGCGAGGTCGAGCTGGCCCGCGTGCAGAAGGAGCTGACGGTCCAGAACGCCGAGATCGAGCGCGACCGGAACCTCTCGGTGGCGCAGGCCAAGCGCGAGGAGGCCGAGCGGCTGGCCCAGATCGAGCGCGACAAGGCCCAGCAGGAGGCCGACGTGGCGCGGGCCAAAGCCGTCGAGGTGGCCAAGCGCCTGGCCGAAGTGGCCGTGGCCGAGCAGGAGACCAAGCGCGCTCAGGCCCAGGCCCAGACCCGCGCCGCCGAGGCCAAGCGCGAGGAGGAAACCCAGCGCATCGAGACCATCAAGGTCACCACCGAGGCCGACCGGCGCGCCCAGCAGAAGATGATCACCGAGCGGCAGCAGGTGGACATCGGCCGCTACCAGGAGCAGGTGGACGCCGACGTGAAGGCCTACACGGCCGTGAAGCTGGCCGAGGGCGAGCTCACGGCAGCCGACAAGCGCAAGCAGGCCATGCTCATCCTCGCCGAGGGCGAATCCGAGGCCGCCAAGAAGATCGCCGAGGGCGAGCGCGCCAAGGAAATGGTCCCCGTCCAGGTGGACCGCGAGAAGGTCAACGTCGAGGCCGCCCGCGTCGAAGTCCGCCGCCAGGACCTCGAGAACCAGGAGCGCTACAGCCGCGCCGCCCTCGAGTTCGAGCTCAAGAAGCAGCAGATCATCGCCAACAAAGAAGTCCAGATCCAGATGGCCAATGCCGTGGGCACCATGCTCGCCAGCGCCAAGATGCAGCTCTTCGGCGACCCGAGCACCCTGGCCACCATGTACGGCCAATTCCTCAAGAGCGTCGGCTGGGGCCTCACCGTCCAGGGCCTCGTCGAGTCCACCCCCGAAAACGTCCGCGAAGCCGCCATGAACCTCGTCCAGGGCACCGGCACCGCCCTCCGCGACGCCGTGGGCCGCCTCGCGGGCAAGAAGGTGGACGTAGATCCCAAGGTTCTCGAGGAGGCCCTCGTCGAGGCCCTCGCGACGGCGAAGGCCAAGACAGCCGCGCCCCCGCCGCCCGCCGAGGCGCAGTGA
- a CDS encoding uroporphyrinogen decarboxylase family protein, producing the protein MSAQDDRVKAMKFQHPEYIPVGVGILPAAWKRHREKLDRILARHPAIFGEVKVGERDYDKVGGLYVQGRHVDPWGYVWENVCEGMDAYPAVHNVPTRADVHRLKAPEVHDGMPHGFMYMRLFYLRGFEELMLDFAEEPPELQMLIDIVLDYNVRELEYKIEQMGPGEKFVYFGDDLGMQHALPMGPYKWRKYLKPCFMKLYRRCKEVGWWVYMHTDGHCWEIIPDLKECGVDVINPQFRANGLDNLVLTCKGNICVNLDLDRQMMPFVGPAELDAHIRECVSRLGTPEGGLWITAEIGPDVPLENVEAICAALEKYRAYFR; encoded by the coding sequence ATGAGTGCGCAAGACGACCGTGTCAAAGCCATGAAGTTCCAGCACCCCGAGTACATCCCGGTCGGCGTGGGCATTCTGCCCGCGGCGTGGAAGCGCCACCGCGAGAAGCTCGACCGCATCCTCGCCCGCCACCCCGCCATCTTCGGCGAGGTGAAGGTCGGCGAGCGCGATTACGACAAGGTGGGCGGACTCTACGTCCAGGGCCGCCACGTGGACCCCTGGGGCTATGTGTGGGAGAACGTGTGCGAGGGGATGGACGCCTACCCCGCCGTGCACAATGTGCCCACGCGGGCCGACGTGCACAGGCTCAAGGCCCCCGAGGTCCACGACGGCATGCCGCACGGCTTCATGTACATGCGCCTGTTCTACCTCCGAGGCTTCGAGGAGCTGATGCTCGACTTCGCCGAGGAGCCGCCCGAGCTCCAAATGCTCATTGACATCGTGCTCGACTACAACGTGCGCGAGCTGGAATACAAGATCGAGCAGATGGGGCCGGGCGAGAAGTTCGTCTACTTCGGCGACGACCTCGGGATGCAGCACGCGCTGCCCATGGGCCCCTACAAGTGGCGCAAGTACCTCAAGCCCTGCTTCATGAAGCTCTACCGCCGCTGCAAGGAAGTCGGCTGGTGGGTCTACATGCACACCGACGGCCACTGCTGGGAGATCATCCCCGACCTCAAGGAGTGCGGGGTGGACGTGATCAACCCGCAGTTCCGCGCCAACGGCCTCGACAACCTGGTGCTCACCTGCAAGGGGAACATCTGCGTGAACCTCGACCTCGACCGGCAGATGATGCCCTTCGTGGGTCCGGCGGAGCTGGACGCGCACATTCGCGAGTGCGTCTCGCGCCTGGGCACGCCCGAGGGCGGGCTGTGGATCACCGCCGAGATCGGTCCCGACGTGCCCCTCGAAAACGTCGAGGCCATCTGCGCCGCCCTGGAGAAGTACCGCGCCTACTTCCGCTGA
- a CDS encoding DegT/DnrJ/EryC1/StrS family aminotransferase, giving the protein MLRVGQKEVDAIAKVLLSGKVFRYNIGGECARFEQRYARFLGVQHVWMTSSGTTALTAALGALGLGPGDEVLVPACTYMATAVSVVAVGAIPVIVDIDDSITISPDAIDEAVGPRTRAVIPVHMWGLCCDMDAIRAVARKHELLVVEDCCQGVGGAYRGRMLGSFGQAAAFSFNYYKNMTCGEGGAVATSDPNASERARCMIDCCNFYWTGRKEGVVPFLSNGSRASELEGAMMNAQLDRLPAMIRTLRRQKKRILAATAQTGLQPIRAHSLDWECGTHVMWTLPTLEQAEKFRELVGGTICGKTGRHVYTEWDQIFSHQGAHHPALNPFTLPQNRGCRKKYTKDMCARSLDILNRTVMIGNHPDRKAKDVAATIAKVKAAARQVLGVGC; this is encoded by the coding sequence ATGCTGCGAGTCGGCCAGAAGGAAGTGGACGCGATCGCGAAGGTGCTCCTCAGCGGCAAGGTGTTCCGCTACAACATCGGCGGCGAGTGCGCGCGCTTCGAGCAGCGCTACGCCAGGTTCCTCGGCGTCCAGCACGTCTGGATGACCTCCAGCGGCACCACGGCCCTCACCGCCGCCCTGGGCGCGCTCGGCCTCGGGCCCGGCGACGAGGTGCTCGTGCCCGCCTGCACCTACATGGCCACCGCGGTCTCCGTCGTCGCCGTCGGCGCCATCCCCGTGATCGTGGACATTGACGACTCGATCACGATCTCGCCCGATGCGATTGACGAGGCCGTCGGGCCGCGCACCCGCGCCGTCATCCCCGTCCACATGTGGGGCCTGTGCTGCGATATGGACGCGATCCGGGCGGTCGCCCGCAAGCACGAGCTGCTGGTCGTCGAGGACTGCTGCCAGGGCGTGGGCGGGGCCTACCGGGGCCGCATGCTCGGCTCGTTCGGCCAGGCCGCCGCCTTCAGCTTCAACTACTACAAGAACATGACCTGCGGCGAAGGCGGCGCCGTGGCGACCAGCGACCCCAACGCCTCGGAGCGCGCCCGCTGCATGATTGACTGCTGCAACTTCTACTGGACCGGGCGCAAAGAGGGCGTGGTGCCTTTCCTCTCCAACGGCTCGCGCGCCTCGGAGCTCGAGGGCGCGATGATGAACGCCCAGCTCGACCGCCTGCCCGCCATGATCCGCACGCTCCGTCGGCAGAAGAAGCGCATCCTCGCCGCCACGGCGCAGACGGGCCTCCAGCCCATCCGCGCCCACAGCCTCGACTGGGAGTGCGGCACCCACGTGATGTGGACCCTGCCCACCCTCGAGCAGGCCGAGAAGTTCCGCGAGCTCGTCGGCGGCACCATCTGCGGCAAGACCGGGCGCCACGTCTACACCGAGTGGGACCAGATCTTCAGCCACCAGGGCGCGCACCATCCCGCCCTCAACCCCTTCACGCTGCCCCAGAACCGCGGCTGCCGCAAGAAGTACACGAAGGACATGTGCGCCCGCTCGCTCGACATTCTCAACCGCACCGTGATGATTGGCAACCACCCCGACCGGAAGGCGAAGGACGTGGCGGCGACCATCGCCAAGGTCAAGGCCGCAGCAAGACAGGTGTTAGGTGTTGGGTGTTAG